The genomic stretch CGAGCAAATTCGATCGATCTGGGGAGTAGCCTGAATCAGCTTGCGCGGCAGTCTTCCCTTACGTTGCCGGAGTCCGTCCAGCTAACCGGAATGGCAAGTCTGGAGGGTCGCATTAACGGCACCGCAGCCAATCCCCAATTCGCAGGACAGGTGCAGTTCGATCGGCTGGCAATTAATCAGTTTCAGTTTGATCCAGTTCTGGCAGGCAAATTGTCCTGGGCAGCGTCTGGCTTAACGGTCGAGCTGGCGGGACAAACAGAGCAGTTTCGGGGACAGTTCGATCGCGCTCTGAAAACGGGGTTTGTGACGCTAAAGCTGGATCAGGCGACCGCAGAAGCCCACTACAACGAGGGGCATCTTCTGGGCAAACTCGACAATCTGGCGCTACAGCAAATTCAACCGATCGCCCCGTTTGCTCTGCCAATGGATGGTCAGCTCTCCGCCCACTACAATATCAGCCTGAGACAGCCCAATCAGCCCAGAGCTGTCGCTACAGTTGCCCTTACCCGCCCTTCCTGGGGAAAAACCGCAACTGATAAATTCACCGGAACTCTCAGCTATATCGACGGGACTGCCGCCATCCGGCAGGGAGAACTGCACCTGGGAGACAGCCGCTACACCCTGAACGGACGGTTTACTCCCGATCGCGATGGGGAATTTGCGGCACAGCTATCCGTCAAGCAAGGGCAGATTGGCGATCTGTGGACAGCGATCGATGCAATGCAGCAGGCTCCCTGGATCACCGATCGATCGATCTTTGCGCCACTCCAGAACTTGAAAGCGCTGAATCCGGCGGCACTGCGAGGCAAATTTGCGGCAGAGGTGGCAGTCCAGGGATCGCGGCAATCCGGCATTAAAAGCTCATTCCAGGTGCAGGGACAGGACTGGGGATGGAACCAGTATGGCATTCAGAAAGTGACCGCAGCGGGACAGTTTGATGGCTCCCAGCTTCAGTTAATGCCGCTCCAGCTTGCCGGATTAACCTACGCAGCCAAACCCGGATCGCAGCAGGTCTTTGACACGAAGCTGTCGATTACCGGATCGTACAGTGCCCGATCGCAGCAGGGACAAATTGCGCTGGAGAAAGCTCCCGTTTCGATGATTAAAAACTGGCTGAATACGTCGGCTCCGGTGGAGGGTGAGCTGAACGCAACCGCGAATATTTCGGGGAATGGAAGTTCCGTCAGGAATTTGCCGCAGGTAGACGGAGAACTCAAGCTGAGTCAGCTTCGCCTGAGCCAGAGAAGCCTGCCGGAAACCCATTTGCGCTTCCACTACGTGGACGATCGGTTCAGAGTAGGCGGAACTTCCTCCGTGCTTGCCTCCCCCGAACCAGCATCCAGTTCAGCCTCCAGTCAGGCGATCGGGGTTAATACGATCTACTTCAATCTGGGCTTGATTGACTTTACGCTGCCGGTTGATGTGCTGGATACTTTTATTTCAGCGGGAACCATTCAGCAGCCGCTGGGCTTCTATGCTCAATTTCTCGATCCACAAGCCCTGCACATGGCGCGATCGATTCTGTCCCAGCCCCTCGATCCGCAAAAGATTGACCTGGCAGCGATCGCTACTTCGTCTTCCGGGGAGGCATGGCTTCAGTGGTTGGGCGAACTGGTACAGACCCACGGAGGCGACAACGGCAAAACGGTGATGCAGGGCGCAATTCTGGCTGCTGCTGCCGAAAAGCCGACCGGGTTCACGTTAATGGACGTTCTGCACCATGCTCCCGTCCGAAAGCTGCGAATTAACACCAGGGCAGTCATCAATTTACTGGAATCGCAGTCGCTCAACCCGTAAACCACTCAGTAATGCTGTCCAGTAATGCCGCCAGTCATTAGAAGGCTTTTAAACCTGCAATGCTTTTTCGATATCCTTCAGCGTTGAGGCTTCATCCCGGCTGATTCGTTCACCGCCAATGCCCAGGAAGCCTTCTTCCTTCACAGATTCCGCGACCTTACGTGCCAGGGATACAAGCCACTGGCGAAATTCATTTGCCTGCATCACTGTTACCTTTGCCGCCAGGATTGCGGACACCTGATCGAGATGAGCGATCGCCTGTTTACGTCCGTCACTGGCACTTTTCAAATTGGCAATCCCGCCCAGGTATTCAAACACTTTCTTCATCACCAGCTCATCGCCCTGAAGTGATTCCTTCGCCAGTGAATCTCTAAAGGATTGAATTAGCGATCGCCCCAGATCGGAGGACAAATCTTGCCGCTGCTGCTCTTCCAACATGATCTGAACCGCTGCTTTGACTTCCTTCAGAAACGAAACTGGGTCGGATTTATCAGCCAGGATCACAGCACTCAATGCCTGTACCGGAGCCTGCATGAGTATCGACCATTCGGCATCCGTAAAATAGGATTGCGTCATCATTAAAAATTCCTTGTAACAGTGAAGGGTTGAACAGCAGAAAACTGGAGTTTGAAAAAAAAACAGCAAAATCTCCCGTTTTTTGTGCCGTGTAGCTTATGCCCTAAAATTTCCACGGTATTCCCTTTGAAGGCTAGTGAAATAAAATATGAAACTTATAAGAACTTCTGAAAAGAATGCAATTCCCGTTTTTCACGGATAGAACCGCTGGCATTTAAAGCACAGAAATCGGAAGGATCAGAATCCTGAAGATTAACTCGATTCAGAACAGAAGCAGTTCCAGAAGCGGTGCAGAAACTAACGGACTCATAGAAGTTTCTTACTTTTTTCTGATAATCTGCTTTTGCTACGGTGATACAGGCATCTTGATTAAAAGTTATCCTAATTAAAAAGTCATCCTGATTAAAAGCTCTGCTAATGGACTGCGGCGGTCATCAGTATCGTTCCACGGCACTTCCGCAATCCAAATGCTCAGCCCGGTCTTCAAGCCTGCTCTTTAGCCCGATCCGAGTCGAAACAGCTCGCGGAATTTAGCAGCAGATCCTTTAGCAAGTAAGTTTCGTATTAGATAAAAACTTGTAAGTCAACCGAGCGCAGGAAAACAATGTTTTATTTTGACCCCGCCTACTTCCTATATATCGCATTGCCAACGCTGTTGTTATCCGGATTGGCGCAGTTTTATCTTCAAAGCACGTTCCAGAAGTGGAGCCGCATTCCCAATACGGAGCAACTCACAGGAATGGAGGTAGCGCAGACTCTCTTCGCCCGGACTTCGCTGCAAACCATTCCGCTGGAGCGCACCGGAGGCGCATTAACCGATCACTACGATCCTCGCAACAATATTGTTCGGCTTTCAACCGTAATTGCTGACCAGCCCTCGATCGGCGCAATGGCAGTAGCGGCTCATGAATTGGGACACGTTCAGCAGTATCAGACCCGATCGTCTCTGATCGCGCTGCGTCATTTCCTCATGCCTGCCCTGCAATTCAGCCCCACGCTTTCCTACATTGCCCTTTTTCTCGGGTTTATGTTTAGCATCACCGGACTGATGTGGCTTGGTGTTTTCTTTTTCGGCTTAATGGTGCTGTTTTCCCTGCTGACCCTGCCGATCGAATTAGATGCCAGCCGTCGTGGACTCAATCTACTACGAGAAGCCGGGCTGCTGGATACGAGCCAGGAGGAGCAGGGTGCCCGTCAGGTTCTGACTGCTGCTGCCATGACCTACCTTGCTGCCGCCATTACTTCCGTGCTGCAACTGCTGTATTACGTCAGTCTGATCCAGCGTCGTCAGGGCTACTCCCGTTAAGCCTTATCTAATGAAATTGGTTAGCTGACCTTTTCAGACTTTTTCATGCCGATCGCCTGAAGGCACGGGCGTATTTTAAACGCATAGCACGCCTTCAGCTCCATGTCTAAGCCAATCAACAACTCCAAGTCGATCCGATTGCCTCTTCCCAAATCAGCGGAGGCATCGCAGCCTTTGAACCATCCAGCTCAACAGGCTTCTGAGTCCACAGCATTACCCGATCATTCGCCTGATTCTCCATCGGTTAAGCCATCTTCAGGCGTTTTATCGTTGGAAGCGGCGATCGATTTTTCGCAGGCTGCCGGGAATCGCCAGAACGCGAATCCATCGGATTAATAGGCATCACTCATTTTCGATCGCGCCCAGTGCTTTCAGGGTCATCTTTTGCGCTTCGGTTAATCCAGTAACGCTGGTAATCTGCATCCCTTCATAGGGACGTTTAACGCGCAGGGTGCGATCGTATTCTCCCTGGCTTAAATTCTCCAGGTTTAAATTCTCCTGGCTTAAATTCCATAATTTAATTGTTTCATCTTCGCTTCCCGTCGCTAATTCCAAGCCGTCTGGACGAAAGGCGATCGCGTGAATCCATTTCGTATGTCCCGTCAGGGTACGAATACATTGTCCAGTGGTAACGTTCCAAATTTTTACCGTTTGATCGCTGCCGCTGCTGGCAAGCTGGACGGGCTGATCGGCTGATGAGGGCGGACAGAAGGCGATCGATTCAACCCATCCGGTATGTCCTTCTAAAACCTGGAGGCATTCTCCGGTTGCAATATCCCACAGACGTACGGTTTGGTCGTCGCTGCCGCTGGCGAGTTGCTGACCATCGGGACTAAACGCCACGCAGAGAACCCGCCGACTGTGACCCTCCAGCACGCGCAGGCATTCCCCGGTACTGGCATTCCACAAACGAATCGTCTGATCCGCACTACCTGTCGCCAGGTCAGGCGATTGATTGGACTTTGAAGAATTAGGTGAGGAATTGGGTGAAAAGGCAACGGCAAATACCCAGCTCGTATGGTCTTGCAGCGTTCTCAAACATTGTCCCGTGCTGACATCCCAGAGTTTCGCGGTTTCATCTCCGCTGCCGCTGGCGATCGTGTTTCCGTCAAGACTGAAGGCGATCGATCGAATCTGTCGCTGATGTCCGCGTAGGGTGCGGCGGCACTGTCCCGTTGGAATGTCCCAGAGTTTAATCGTTTGATCGTCGCTGCTGGTTGCTAATAAATTGCCGTCTGGGCTGAAAGCGACTGACCAGATGCGTCCCAGATGTCCCTGAAAGGTGCGCTCCCAGTTGCCCGTCTGAAGATTCCATAGACGAATCGATCGATCCTCACTGCCGCTCGCCAGCCGTTGCCCGTCTGGATGATATGCCACACTCCAGATCCAGTTGTGATAGCCCTGAAAGGTCTTGAGACACTGGCTGCTGTTTACCTCCCAGAGCCGCACCGTTTGATCGTCACTGCCCGTCGCCAGAAGCTCCCCGTTGGGGCTGAATGCCACCGACCAGACGCGGCTGGAATGCCCCTGAAAGGTCTGAAGCAGTTCTCCGCTGCTGACTCGCCAGAGCTTCACCGTTTGATCGTCGCTGCCCGTTGCCAGCAGTTGCCCGTCCGGACTAAATGCCACTGACCAGATACGGCTGGGATGGTTCAGAGTTGCAACGCATTC from Leptolyngbya ohadii IS1 encodes the following:
- a CDS encoding zinc metallopeptidase, producing MFYFDPAYFLYIALPTLLLSGLAQFYLQSTFQKWSRIPNTEQLTGMEVAQTLFARTSLQTIPLERTGGALTDHYDPRNNIVRLSTVIADQPSIGAMAVAAHELGHVQQYQTRSSLIALRHFLMPALQFSPTLSYIALFLGFMFSITGLMWLGVFFFGLMVLFSLLTLPIELDASRRGLNLLREAGLLDTSQEEQGARQVLTAAAMTYLAAAITSVLQLLYYVSLIQRRQGYSR